In Penicillium oxalicum strain HP7-1 chromosome I, whole genome shotgun sequence, a single window of DNA contains:
- a CDS encoding 54S ribosomal protein RML2 has translation MLQPRIALRSIRLPFRCLPPIPTAPVRRFASNVGEAQSSIETSISTPSSDFSASFAPPPTRDDSGVKLRTYTPRTPGVRHLRRPVNDHLWKGRPIHRLTFPKRGHAKGGRNNSGRVTVRHHGGGHKRRIRMVDFMRADPGPHLVERIEYDPGRTAHIALVRSKETTKLSYILAADGMRAGEVVQSYMSGIPDDLWQSMGGTVDPGVLAARTAWRGNCLPLHMIPVGTLIFNVGLRPGKGGQLCRGAGTYATVVAKGSDSRQQDLESEQTEEEKKPLSAREKQKQERLAQHITVRLSSGETRLIHKDCCATIGIASNPNYHYTQLGKAGRSRWLNIRPTVRGLAMNAMDHPHGGGRGKSKGNVDPKSPWGIPTKSGYKTRPKWKINKAVVHARPRNQGKRRRGYN, from the exons ATGCTTCAACCCCGAATCGCTCTCCGGAGCATTCGATTGCCGTTCAGGTGTTTGCCTCCGATTCCAACTGCTCCCGTGCGTCGCTTTGCATCAAATGTGGGTGAAGCCCAGTCATCAATCGAGACTTCTATCAGTACTCCTTCGTCCGACTTCAGCGCGTCCttcgctcctcctcccaccCGTGATGACTCCGGAGTCAAGCTTCGCACATACACACCCCGTACCCCCGGTGTACGACACTTGCGGCGGCCTGTGAACGACCATCTCTGGAAAGGGCGTCCCATCCATCGGCTGACTTTCCCCAAGCGTGGTCACGCCAAGGGTGGCCGTAACAATAGCGGCCGGGTCACAGTTCGCCATCATGGTGGTGGTCACAAGCGTCGGATACGGATGGTTGACTTCATGCGGGCGGACCCTGGTCCGCACCTTGTGGAGCGAATTGAGTATGACCCTGGCCGTACCGCACACATTGCCCTTGTCCGGAGCAAGGAGACGACCAAGCTGAGCTACATTCTCGCGGCTGACGGCATGCGAGCTGGCGAGGTTGTGCAAAGCTACATGTCCGGTATTCCCGACGATTTGTGGCAGAGTATGGGTGGAACGGTCGACCCGGGTGTGTTGGCCGCGCGCACTGCCTGGCGTGGAAATTGCCTGCCCCTCCACATGATTCCCGTGGGCactctcatcttcaacgTTGGCCTCCGGCCCGGCAAGGGTGGCCAACTTTGCCGCGGTGCTGGCACGTACGCTACCGTGGTTGCCAAGGGAAGTGATTCCCGACAGCAGGATCTCGAGTCCGAGcagaccgaggaagagaagaagcctCTATCCGCCCGCGAAAAGCAGAAGCAGGAGCGTTTGGCCCAACATATCACAGTCCGCTTGTCCAGTGGCGAGACTCGTCTGATTCACAAGGATTGCTGTGCCACGATCGGTATTGCTAGCAACCCCAACTACCACTACACTCAGCTTGGAAAGGCTGGTCGATCTCGTTGGCTGAACATTCGTCCCACCGTTCGTGGTCTCGCTATGAACGCCATGGATCACCCTCacggtggtggtcgtggcaAGTCTAAGGGTAACGTGGACCCAAAGAGTCCTTGGGGTATTCCG ACCAAGTCCGGCTACAAGACCCGTCCCAAGTGGAAGATCAACAAGGCCGTTGTGCACGCAAGACCCCGTAATCAAGGCAAGCGCCGCCGTGGTTACAACTAG
- a CDS encoding Hit family protein 1 produces MAAHDEGRSSCPFCNIAAANPSSPSGAAVHAEPFDPSVEGSAHCILSTDHVLAFLDIMPLTDGHVLVAPRQHYEKLGDMGVAAGQEMGKWLPIISRVVTKVIFGDDPDRHWNVVQNNGERAAQQVPHVHFHIIPRPSDFAHKPSFAMFGRGQRHELDDDEGAELARAMRAELELEIKRVHRDEGIDLCQPSGKGKL; encoded by the exons ATGGCTGCCCACGATGAAGGGCGATCATCATGTCCGTTTTGCAACATCGCTGCTGCGAATCCATCGAGTCCGTCCGGGGCGGCGGTACATGCTGAGCCTTTCGACCCATCGGTGGAAGGATCAGCTCACTGCATTCTGTCAACGGATCATGTCCTTGCGTTTTTGGATATCATGCCCCTGACAGATGGACACGTTCTGGTTGCGCCACGGCAACATTACGAGAAGCTTGGCGACATGGGTGTTGCAGCTGGACAGGAG ATGGGGAAATGGCTACCGATTATCTCTCGGGTCGTGACCAAGGTCATCTTCGGGGATGACCCAGACAGACACTGGAATGTAGTCCAGAACAACG GCGAGCGAGCGGCCCAGCAAGTACCACATGTGCATTTTCACATCATTCCACGACCTTCCGATTTCGCTCACAAGCCGAGCTTTGCCATGTTTGGTCGCGGTCAGCGACATGAGctcgacgatgacgagggagCCGAGTTAGCTCGAGCGATGAGAGCCgaactggagctggagatcAAACGAGTTCATAGAGATGAGGGCATAGACCTCTGTCAACCATCAGGGAAAGGCAAATTGTGA
- a CDS encoding tRNA (guanine(10)-N2)-methyltransferase, whose translation MEYLVRLAQCHETFRQPELKAVATLLGIELEIVEYHEFTPFCVVRLKDEAAALALVTRCILAKDVLELWGKGSNYEELHADVHRRSQHLWQDYRHISYALAVDCFSGKRSTAKKTEIFESFGYLGLEGSVRLKNPDEEFHVIEEYVTDVEQHAIGTELSSEPRMIYFGRWLAKSQRDIILTHTLKKRKYISTTSMDAELSLVTANLALAAPGKVFFDPFVGAGSFLVAASHFGALTLGSDIDPRAFRGKDHERKDGMAMLQNFKQYKIVSQFIDAFTSDITNTPWRDAQLLDGIVCDPPYGVREGLRVLGTRDGKVIEPVIIDGVPAHYRQGYIPPKRPYGFEALQKDVLEFAVRRLVPNGRLAMWMPTASDEAKKFPVPMHPKLEVVSVCVQPFHNWSRRLMVYRRLPEGEMSDVTLGRSKTDGEGVSADDLNAFRVKYNNRRALNTKEPEAAEE comes from the exons ATGGAATATCTTGTGAGGCTTGCGCAATGCCATGAAACTTTTCGACAGCCGGAACTCAAAGCTGTGGCCACTTTACTCGGTATTGAGTTGGAAATTGTCGAATATCATGAATTC ACACCCTTTTGCGTCGTGAGGCTGAAAGATGAAGCAGCAGCACTTGCTTTGGTGACGCGTTGTATCCTTGCTAAAGATGTTCTCGAACTCTGGGGTAAAGGCTCCAATTATGAGGAGTTGCACGCAGACGTCCATCGACGATCACAGCATCTGTGGCAGGATTATCGCCACATTTCGTACGCTTTAGCTGTTGATTGCTTCTCGGGCAAGCGAAGCACGGCCAAGAAGACTGAGATTTTCGAATCGTTCGGTTACCTGGGCCTGGAAGGTAGCGTGCGACTCAAAAACCCCGATGAAGAGTTCCATGTCATTGAGGAGTACGTGACCGATGTTGAGCAGCACGCCATTGGTACGGAGCTCTCCTCGGAACCTCGAATGATCTACTTTGGCCGGTGGCTTGCGAAGAGTCAGCGCGACATTATCTTGACCCACACATTGAAGAAGCGCAAATACATCAGCACCACTTCCATGGATGCAGAGCTGTCACTCGTCACGGCAAATCTGGCTCTCGCAGCTCCCGGAAAGGTCTTCTTCGACCCCTTCGTGGGCGCGGGAAGCTTCTTGGTCGCGGCCTCGCACTTTGGTGCTTTGACTTTGGGATCTGACATTGACCCTCGCGCCTTTCGTGGCAAAGATCACGAGCGCAAGGATGGAATGGCGATGCTGCAAAACTTCAAGCAATACAAGATTGTGAGCCAGTTCATCGACGCGTTCACGTCAGACATTACGAATACCCCTTGGAGAGACGCACAACTTCTCGATGGAATTGTCTGTGATCCCCCGTACGGTGTTCGAGAGGGTCTGCGAGTATTGGGAACCCGCGATGGAAAGGTGATTGAGCCGGTGATCATTGACGGAGTGCCTGCTCATTA CCGACAAGGTTACATTCCTCCGAAACGACCATATGGATTTGAAGCACTACAGAAGGATGTTCTCGAGTTCGCAGTTCGCAGACTCGTTCCCAACGGACGGCTCGCAATGTGGATGCCAACAGCAAGTGACGAAGCAAAGAAATTCCCTGTACCCATGCACCCGAAGTTGGAGGTTGTTAGCGTGTGTGTGCAGCCATTCCACAACT GGTCGCGCCGCTTGATGGTTTACCGCCGTCTGCCGGAAGGTGAGATGTCAGATGTGACGCTCGGACGGAGCAAGacagatggagaaggagtcTCTGCCGACGATCTCAATGCGTTCCGAGTGAAG TACAACAACCGAAGGGCTTTGAACACAAAGGAGCCCGAGGCAGCGGAAGAATGA
- a CDS encoding putative hydrolase nit2: MVLAAVGQLCATACIKSNLIQCQTLVRKAALAGAKVLFLPEASDYIATSAEESFALANSSDCAHFISALKDDARQEGIHINVGIHEVASGHRLKNSLVWIDDKGTVTQNYQKIHLFDVEIKDGPILQESKNVEPGQKIISPFDTPIGRVGLAICFDLRFPEMSLALRRQGAEIITYPSAFTVPTGKAHWEPLLRARAIETQSYVIAAAQAGSHNETRRSYGHSMVVNPWGEIMAELGEDFTEPRFMTVDIDLDLVSKIRREMPLLRRTDVYPEV, translated from the exons ATGGTGCTTGCG GCTGTGGGTCAGCTGTGTGCAACAGCTTGCATCAAGTCCAATTTGATTCAATGTCAGACGTTGGTCCGAAAGGCTGCTCTCGCAGGGGCGAAG GTTCTCTTCTTGCCCGAGGCCTCAGACTACATTGCGACCTCGGCGGAGGAGTCGTTTGCTCTTGCCAATTCCTCGGATTGTGCCCACTTCATCTCCGCTCTAAAAGATGATGCCAGACAGGAGGGCATACATATCAACGTCGGCATTCATGAAGTGGCTTCTGGTCACAGGCTCAAAAACTCTCTGGTCTGGATTGACGATAAAGGCACCGTCACTCAAAATTACCAAAAGATCCACCTCTTTGACGTTGAGATCAAAGATGGTCCTATTCTCCAGGAGAGCAA AAACGTCGAGCCCGGTCAAAAGATTATCTCACCCTTCGACACGCCAATTGGACGCGTCGGCCTTGCCATTTGTTTTGAT TTGCGCTTCCCAGAAATGAGTCTGGCTTTGCGCCGTCAGGGTGCAGAAATTATTACCTATCCATCGGCATTCACTGTGCCTACGGGTAAAGCGCATTGGGAGCCATTGCTCAGAGCAAGAGCCATCGAGACTCAGTCTTATGTGATAGCAGCTGCGCAAGCCGGCTCACACAACGAGACGAGGCGAAGCTACGGTCATTCAATGGTGGTCAACCCATGGGGAGAGATTATGGCGGAATTGGGTGAAGATTTTACCGAGCCTCGGTTTATGACTGTGGATATTGACCTCGATCTTGTTTCGAAGATCCGAAGGGAAATGCCACTGTTGAGGAGGACCGATGTCTACCCAGAGGTATAA
- a CDS encoding G2/mitotic-specific cyclin-B: MPVARSLRSRGAMNENDENGPVTRMTRAKAALSTEGPTDAIKKPAQAKRSTATGGAQRPRAALGDVSNVNKTEAAEIKGAKKTATSKAGLTSKATKQTAGIQKLSQTNSSRTGVDKAEQQEPPRKKEKIEPEEKKIEVEQAKSQKLKDDVVEPVQQEAGLSEDVADLDTEDLDDPLMAAEYVVEIFDYLRDLEQTTLPNPQYIEHQPDLEWKMRGILVDWLIEVHTRFRLLPETLFLAVNIIDRFLSVEVVALDRLQLVGVTAMFIASKYEEVLSPHVANFSHVADETFTDKEILDAERHVLATLEYNMSFPNPMNFLRRISKADNYDIQTRTLGKYLMEISLLDHRFMSYPQSHIAAAAMYLARLILDRGPWDATLAHYAGYDEKEIDPVFRLMIDYLHRPVSHEAFFKKYASKKFLKASILTRQWAKKYHKLYIDSSDSEPYTFIKDGEQ; this comes from the exons ATGCCTGTG GCCCGAAGCCTCCGCTCGCGAGGCGCGATGAACGAGAACGATGAAAATGGTCCCGTCACGCGTATGACGCGAGCCAAGGCCGCGCTGAGCACCGAGGGACCTACTGATGCCATCAAGAAGCCTGCCCAGGCTAAGCGGTCGACAGCAACCGGTGGCGCCCAGCGTCCCCGCGCTGCGCTGGGGGATGTCAGCAATGTCAACAAGACCGAAGCGGCGGAGATCAAGGGTGCCAAAAAGACCGCTACCAGCAAGGCGGGCCTGACGTCAAAGGCAACAAAGCAGACCGCGGGCATTCAGAAGCTTAGCCAAACCAACTCCTCTCGAACCGGT GTCGACAAGGCTGAGCAGCAGGAGCCTCCccgcaagaaggagaagatcgaaccggaggagaagaagattgaagtAGAGCAGGCCAAAAGTCAGAAGCTCAAGGACGATGTGGTGGAACCTGTGCAGCAAGAGGCTGGACTCAGCGAAGACGTTGCCGATCTGGATACCGAGGACCTTGACGATCCCCTGATGGCCGCGGAATACGTTGTGGAGATCTTTGACTATCTGCGTGACCTGGAACAGACGACCCTTCCGAACCCGCAGTACATTGAGCATCAACCCGACCTGGAGTGGAAGATGCGCGGCATCCTGGTCGACTGGTTGATCGAGGTCCACACTCGCTTCCGCCTGCTCCCCGAgactctcttccttgccgTCAACATTATCGATCGTTTCCTCTCCGTCGAAGTGGTCGCACTGGATCGCTTGCAGTTGGTTGGTGTCACTGCGATGTTCATCGCCTCCAAGTACGAGGAAGTTCTCTCCCCCCACGTCGCCAACTTCAGCCACGTTGCCGATGAGACCTTCACCGATAAGGAAATTCTTGATGCCGAGCGTCACGTTCTGGCCACCCTGGAGTACAACATGAGCTTTCCCAACCCCATGAACTTCCTGCGTCGCATCTCCAAGGCGGATAACTATGATATCCAAACTCGCACCTTGGGCAAGTATCTGATGGAGATCAGTCTCCTTGATCATCGTTTCATGAGCTATCCTCAAAGtcacattgctgctgctgctatGTATTTGGCGCGCTTGATCTTGGATCGTGGTCCCTGGGATGCCACCCTGGCTCACTATGCCGGCTATGACGAGAAGGAAATTGACCCCGTCTTCCGCCTGATGATCGACTACCTCCATCGCCCCGTGTCCCACGAAgccttcttcaagaagtATGCCAGCAAGAAATTCCTCAAAG CCTCCATCCTTACCCGCCAGTGGGCCAAAAAGTACCACAAATTGTACATCGACAGCTCTGACTCGGAGCCGTACACTTTCATCAAGGACGGTGAACAGTAG